Part of the Xiphophorus couchianus chromosome 2, X_couchianus-1.0, whole genome shotgun sequence genome, CCGCTGCCATCAAGAAGGAGCTGAGAGACGGGTTTGAGAAGAACAGTTCAGCCGTGTGTCTATCCGAGGACCGGTACCCCGACGTCAACGTCATCACAGGTCAGTGACTAGAACCGGGCCAGAACCGGAACCTGGTGCAGGACCAAACCAAGCTCAGGTTCTCACCCAATCCTGAGCTAGTTTTCCATGAGGACTTGATTTAGAACCGGACCCACTGAGTGGTGGACTGTTTGGTTCTAAACTGCTGGCTGGGTCCAAACCCAGAAGTATCAGTCATCAAGTGAAACTGGAAGGAGGGAACTAAACAGAACCAGAGACCTGGTTCCCAAACAAACTAGAACAAGATGATCCCGAGGGTTTGGATCAGAATCAAAGACCCGGTACTCAGTACTGACTGCCTTGTTTTCTGAATCCTGATTGGACTTTCTTTGTTACGGGCCTTGAGACAGTGTTAGGTGTAAACTGTTGTTATGTTGATAAACTGACCGGTCGGGCTGGATCAGAACCATCCAGAACCAACCCTGTTGTTCTCCAGGTGTTCTGAAGGACTACCTCCGTGAGCTGCCGTCGCCGCTCATCACCAGGACTCTGTACCAGGTGGTCCTGGAGGCCATGACCCTTCGACCACCACTGGAGACCCCCGACCCAGAAGCGGCCCAGTGCACCGTTAGACTCCTGTCCTGTCTGCCGGAACCAGAGAAGGTACCACAATCATGTTTGCAGTTCTACAGAACTAAAATCCGTGGGTCTGTTGGTGATTGGGTTGAGCCCATAGGAACCCTTCTGACGGTTCTAAAGGGTCCAAACAAAACCCCAGAACCCTTACagtcattatttattcaacaaagaTCCAGAATGAAAAACtgagaatgaaaatgaaacactaaaatacaaaaccaaCAGAATGTAACAAGAGTACTTCCTTCCTGCAGTCACCTCGGTTAAACCTTTATATATTTAGGGGCCCATCGTCACTTTCACGCCTTCATCCAGTTCACTACATTCATGTCATCACAtctgtgacatcacagctgCCCTCTCAGGGCTCCATTTATCTGTACCTGATGGGTCCTGCCCACCCCCCAGGCTACGCTGTCCATGTTGCTGGATCACCTCAGCCTGGTCGCATCCTTCAGCTCCTTCAACCGGATGACGCACCAGAATCTGGCTGTCTGCTTTGGCCCGGTTCTCCTCACCCCAACCCAGGAGGCCCGCCGGGCGGCTGGCAGGGGGAGCCGGGGCAAAACCCTCGGTCCGGGGGAGGAGATGGCCAATGCAGTGGACTTCAAGCGGCACATCGAGGCCTTGCACTACCTGCTGCAGCTCTGGCCAGGTGAGCCGAGCCGACCCGCTGCTGCTGCACTCACAACATTCACCTTTCACAATCTTCACGTTCCCCGTGTTCCTCCTTAGTGCCGATCAACCGAGTGCCAGTAGACGAACCCTCTCCTCCACGCTCTCCTTCCATTCCCCGACACCTCCAGGTCGAACCACGCCCTCAGCACTGCCCACCGTGGCTTCCCGGCGCCGACGGCGTGGTGTCCCGTCGGGGGCGTGGCGGACCAGCCCGGTTGGAGAGCCCGCCCCCCGTCAACCGGTATGCCGGGGATTGGACCGTCTGCGGGCCAGACCTGCCGGCAGAGGATGAAGCCGACTACGACGAGGTGGCGGGAAGTGAGAGCGAAGGAGGTAAAACTCCGACCGCAGGGGCGGCTCGGACTTCAGGTTCGGCCGAAGGCTTCGTGTCATTCTCTGCTCCGTGTTTcaggcagcagagaggaagaggaggaggaggagcagaaggagGCTTGGCCGCCCGGAGCCACAGGAGGAGGCCACTTCGTAGACGACTTCATGGACTTTGATGCTCCGTTCAACTGTCGCCTCAGCCTGAAGGACTTTGACACCCTGATCCACGACCTGGACCGGGAGCTGGCCAAACAGATCAACATCTGCCTGTAGGGGGGAAGAGGGAGGTGGGGTGTTCATCACCTCATCTGGACCAAAATCCAGATCTGCCCTTCAGGGGTTTGTGAGTCCAGAACCAATCGGATCGCTTctagaaaattacttttctgaAAGTGAAGGAACTTTCAGTAGTAAAGTTTCTCTTTGCACGTTGGAAGTCAAAACGCTCCACTGCTGAGGATAGGCTGCCCCCCCAGGGTCACtgctctgctgccccctgctgccCAGGGAGGCGAACTGCAGCCGCTGCAAGGGTCTGGAGATGCTGAAGGGTTTTGCTGTCTTGAGGCCAGTGGGGTGGGGGGCAGGTTTTGTCTGGAGGGTTCAAGGGTTCAGCGTTTATCGGTACAGGTTTTGTCACTGTGAGAGCGTTCTCGGTCCTACTTGATGTTCCTGGCagtattattgttttgttttgcacgCGCCCAGTAAgcacttgtgatttttttatcaGTACGTTTGTAAACAGATGATGTAACCAAAGATTTAAAGCACAGCTGCCTGTTTGTTCATTccaaaatcaaataataaacactattgatattattttaatttctgactaaatgtttcattttagatgGAAATGTGATGTTCATGAGCTCATCCTGCAGCAACATGTTGCTCTCTTATTTATGCAACTATCAACAGGTTGTTCTGCAACGTTCTGATCATAAACATcagatctttattttatttttattttttcagtttggcTTTATAATCCAACTGAGATGTGAACACATTTCAAAACTATAAAACCAAAATtcaattgcattttatttaagcaTGAACAGTAATGttacatggtaaaaaaaaaccattttatttctaaagtgtGTTTAAGAAACAATCAAACCTTCAGTAAATATCTGGACAGAATCCAACCTCAAGCTGAGGCAACGAGCAGAAACCCCAAACTTAATGATTAGACTTGATTAGAGTTatcctcatcatcctcctcttcctctttagAGGTCAGTAGACTTTTttagaggggggggggggggggttgcttTACTGCGTCGTTCAGTGACtgcctgatttattttttaatgacagtgATTTTGTTAAACCTACCTCCTACTGACGTCACAGCGACCTTTGACCCTTTCTGGTCTTTTTTCGGAACCGTCCTCTTCCAGCAGCTAACGGACTCATCCCGGATTATCCTGCCTTCTAGCCCCGCCTTCGTCGGTTGTTTTTGCTCCGGTGGCGGTGAGAAGGACGTGACCCGCTCAAGTCTCCTCACCGACGCTTCCTATTGGAAGAACAAGGAAGCGGCCGACGTCTctgagctctgattggtcacTCTGTTCTCCGTGCGCGTTTGACAGGGGGCGTGCCGAGGCGCGTGCACAGCAGAAAGATGGCTGAAAGGAGAGAGAAACAGTAAATAAAGTCTAAAACCTGTCAGAAGGTCGAAGAACCGAGAGCAGAACCGAACCTGGACCTGCTGCGGCCCGAAGCTGCCGGAATTCACCGGGAGCTGCCGGAAACTACCGAACCGAACTTCTCCATGAAAGGCAGCAGGTGAGACAGAAATGTATCTGCGCAACATCAGCGAGcgtgcatacacacacacacacacacacacacacacacacacacacacgcacacacacacacaagttcaTCATCCGGAACCGAACCATTGGGTTTTTGAGGTCAAAACCAGTCCGGAGGTTCTGGTTTTCTGGTTGttccggaaccagaacctcagcTGGACCAGAGAGAACAGGGGACGTCTACTGGTTCCGACCCGGTTCGACTCGGACCGGGTCTTcgatcaaactttatttatagagAAGTTTTCAGACACATGATGATGAGCAATAATTATATTGAAAATGTAAGAGAagatttaaagatgaaaatcaATGATGGATGGTTTTGGAATTTCCGATCTATAATTTCAGATCTATAATCAATAAGGTTCATTGATCAGCCAGGTGATGACACCTGGAGGCGATCGATCATCCAAACATGGATCAATAATCAGGTTATTATTGGTGTCTGCTCTCTAAGCTTACTGGAGGCATGCAGTTGGGTCAGGGAGGCGTTGGTTCTGACCCGACTCCAGTGCTCAGCTCCATATCTCAGCCGTTTGGTCCACCAGAACCATCAAAACCACCAGAACCATTCAGAGTCCAACTGGGTCACAGACCCCTAGACTAGTTTCTAGACCAGCTATCATTCTCATTCCTTCCCAGTTTAAAGAATTTGTCCAGGTTTTCCTCCAGAACGTTCGATTCAGAATaatgctggttctgacccggtgaAACATCAAGAACAATCTGGGTTTACCGGCTTCTCCCACTGCTGGAGGACTTCCTGATTTCTGTCCAATCACAGCCCAGAGAGCAAAGAGACTCACTTACTCTCATTCATTCCCAGTTGATTTGATTCTGGCTGGTTCTGGAGAAACTGGACCCAAAGGTTCTGTGGGCTAGAAGCTCCAGAAAAAGTTCTGTTTCATTCTTATTGGACCTTATTGAACCGGTACCTGCTGCCTCATCCTGACTGTCATTTCCTGTTCAACCAGCCAATCAATGCACAGATGAGTCAGCTgtgcacttcctgcttttggagcaatctctgtccgcttggtgttcacattaGAACCACATCAGAGGTCACTTCCAccaaacccagactgaggttggtaggtggaccagagtttgttgTTTGATCCACAGCAGAGTTGGATTAGCGTTCACACCAAACCGCTTTCCAGGCAACTGGAGTTTGACGAAAACAGGACTGGTGTGGATGCAGGTGTGAACAGTGGCGGAGCTAGACTTTTAAAGTTGGGGGGGTCAGCGATATCCTGAGGGGAGAGGGGGGTTGACAAAAatgagaatgtgtgtgtgtgtatatatatatatataaatatatatatatatatgtatatatacagtgtaGATCCACCTATCtctacaccgtgttccaaattattatgcaaattggattaaagtatcataaagattacatttttcgttgtgctattaaatgtatacatggtattgtgtgtctttgaatcactataattaatttcagagagctgctttgtctgctgagctcaattaaaggaaatctacttcagaaggatgttccacattattaagcaggccgcaggtttcaagcaatatgggaaagagaaagaatctctgctgatgaaaatcatcagatagtgtagtgccgtatgacaaggtatgaaaacattagatatttaacgaaaactgaagcgtttatcatactgtgaagagatttgtggctgattcagaacaaagatggttttacagataaaggcagaatgaggaaagtttctgttggACACATTCATGGGAttcagagagcagctgttaaaatgcccttaaagcagcaaacagttattagaagctgctggagcctcaaggtggaggatcctccagaggcttgcggtgcaagaacctactattgggcccctaaccagagctcacaagcagaaccggtcccagtgggcccagccggacatgaagattcattttcaaacagacttgttcactgatcaATCACCCTATTGATCAATAGAAGAACAATTTATGTCAGAGTATCATTTCTGATCTGGACCTTTAACGGACCAGAGGTTCTGGAGCGTCCAGCAGCTGATCCGCTTCAGTGGGATTTTTCTCCTGAGCGAGAAAACGAACCGAGTTCTGCTGTCTAATAATCACTTCATTTGGTGAAATGTTACCTGATTTGAAAAACTTTctcactgcagagaaaaagctaaatatttcgtTTGATGACTGcagaatggaaataaaatgattttttttttctttgacggACAACGAAAAACTCAACGAACCTCTGCTCCAAACTACGAACATTGTCGCCCGCCTTcccttcttcagttttttttggtctttttttggAGGATCAGTAAATAGGGTTAGGGTTTTACCATCATCGCCTGGTATGAAGTGGTTTACCCTTTGAGTTGCACCACAGCCAGAACTAGAGAAAGCATAAAATATATACTATATCATCACATGGATTTCTATAAAGTTTTATACATTtccttttcatatatttattattgtttttcttctttggatATTAGGTTGGCTTACAATGATTCCAAATAATGTATAGGAATGACCTGGTGCTGTTACATGTCAATCATCTGGGGGGGGCAATCAGATATCAGGGGGCCCAATGCCCTTCTGGCTCCGCCCcttggtgtgaatgcagctcATGGTGTGATAAGTCAGAGTTCCCATCAGGCAGTGGAGAGTAGTAGTAGAACACGGCATGGCTGGTCCTCCATGTTGTCTAACAGGTTGTCGTTCTCTCCTCAAGACTCCATTTCCCATCATGCCTGTGGACATGGCCATCAGGATCTGCCTCGCAAGCTCTCCTCCTCTTCGCTCCTTCCTCAGTAACCATGACTGTCAGTACGCGCCAGCGGCTGCGGGGCCGAGCTGCCGCCCGCTGCGACCGTGCCTGTCCTCAGGATGCTGCGACTCCGTCCCCATGGAGACGCCCACCTCTGCGCCAAGGAAGAGCCCAAGGAAGAGCGTAGCGTTCGCGGACTCCCAGGGTCTGGCGCTCACCACCGTCTACGTCTTTACCGAAGACGACCCGTTGGCTGAGCTGCAGTTCCACCTGACAGAGCTGGAGGGCGCACTGGAACTGGAGGTCAAAGGTAAACAGCAGTCAACTAGTGACGCGTCTATGCAGATGTTCTGCAATCTCTTCATCAATTAGGGTCTGAGAACCAATTTAAATACCAGGAAAACCAATTGGAACCACCTAGAACCGGCCCAGTTTCCAGGAGGTTCCAAGTGGTTCCAACTTGTTCCACTTGATCCTGGTTTGTTTCAGTTGGTTCCAGTTGAACAGTCTGAACCTGACCTGAATTAGAACCTGTTCTaattcccactttgatctctgGTTTTGCTCTGCTTCTAGACTCAACAGAATCGGGTTCAGGCCTGGTTCTGGATTTCACGCCACCAGCTACAGACTATTTGGACCTGAGGAACCGGCTCAAAGCCCAGCAGGTGTGTCTAGAGACCTGTTCGGTGCAAGACCACCTTCTCTCCGGTACCGTCCAGGTCCGGAACATCTTCTTTGAGAAGTCCGTCTCAGTTCGGATCACATTCGATTCCTGGAGCTCGTTCCAGGATGTCCGGTGCCGGTACCTGAACAACGTCTACGGCTGCCCTGACATCGACACCTTCACCTTCGCCGTCCCCCTCCCTCCGGACCTGGTTCCGTCCAGCCGAGTAGAGTTCTGCATCTGGTACCAGACAAAAGACCAGGTCCACTGGGACAACAACCTGGGAAACAACTACCGGCTGGCGATGGCGGACCCGACTGGCCGTCCAGACCGGGCCTCTGGCAGGAGCCCAGGGCGGGCTGTTCCGAGGGACTGCGGCAGACAGAAGACGGACAAAATGGACTTTGACCCGTTTGGAAGTCCCAGAACTTCATCGGGTATCTTCCCTGAGTGGCAGAGCTGGGGCCGGGTGGAGACCGGTGCCCCCTACTGGTGAGGAGGGACGCTTTTAATCTGACTGATTTTTATCAGGCAGAGATTCTCCAGAACCGTCCGGAACCAACCGGATCTCAATCCATTCCTGAACCAGCTccaggggagcctgtgctgtcCTCACAAAGCCACAACTGAACCAGAACTGCTGAAGGAACCTGATCCAGAGACGCACCAGAGCCAAACCAGATCCAAATATCTCCACACCAGAATCTCAGGAAGTGTCCGGGTCCAGGACCAGCATTGAATTCTCTGAGCAACAATGGAGAGAGGTTCCTTGGAGAACCGGACCTTCTGAAATGTGCAAGAAGAACCTTCAACAGAACCTCAGTCAGGTTCAAAGGAAGAAGCGACTTCCAGAGCTTAGAACTCCTCAAACCTGAAACGAACCTCAGATCCTCAGAACTTCATGGCGGTTCTGAACCAAGACCCAAAGATCCATCCAGCTTTGTTCTCGTCTTCTGGACCTTCTGAGACCCAACCGGTCTTTATGGGCTCAGAGTTCTTTGAgaccatctttgttttttcaccatCATGACCAGAACCGGTCCCACAGATGCTGGACCCTCTCCAGAACCGGCTTCTGCAGTTTTATCAAATGCTTTGGACCCTTGATGGCGTTCAGTACCAGTAGTCCATCCCCAGTTCACATGTTGAGTTTTAGCCGGTCCTCAAAACGTTCTGGTATTGGTTCCTGTTTCCATGGTCACCTGCAGGTCCATTTTTTTCCATAGAGAAACTTTATGATTGGACCGAGGTTCTGACCCATCTGGACttgaaaaaaaagggagaactactgtgtcagaaccagaacatcagaCCTGTTCTACAGGTGGTCCAGGTGTTGATCCACAGAAAGTTTTAACTTTAGTGTTTCTGTAGAAGCTTTGtttgttgtcatggtaactgcTGTAACTCACCTTCCTGAAGCCTTTAATTGCTGAACTGCTGCAGTGCCCTtacctgtgtgtgtgagagagagagagtgagagtgAGACAGGAAGTATGAAGGGAAGTGTGTGTAGAGGGGTCATCACCATCCTGCATCGGCTGGCAGCGCCGTTTACCTGACCCAGGTGTGTTTCAGCAGAGAGGTGTGTGACGGGGCCAAGTGGCCCCTGAGATCTGGACTTGGGGACCTGCTATAGAGTTTTATGTCTGTAGATGCTGAGACGTTCCCATGGCGCCTGAAGGCCTCGTGCTGCGTTCAGATGTCACTGTAACAGTATGGTGACATAATGTAGCTTCCTGctctaacaggaagtgatgtaacTATGATGACTGACTGATCCTTTTGTCTTTGTCCTTTAAGagtaaaagtttaataaagttcactctgcttttatttcctcgaataaatgttgatttaaaatcaaaacaatctAAGAATGAATTGACCGGTTAACCAACCAGCTGGTTAACCGGTCAGGTTTCAGCTCACCAACCCTTCTGCAGCCCAGTGAAACAACCAGTTACCTTGGTAACCAGCTACCCAGTCTCAGGTTCCACCTGTTGAATTTTTGGACTCTGAGCCGAGCCAGCCGTCTGCCGGTCAGAACCACCGGAACCAATCAGGTTCTGTTGGGATCAACCGTTAGAGTCGGGTAGGTTCTGAGTGGAACCGCTCCGCTCGGACCCGGTCCGTTTGTCTGATTGATCAGAGTTCTGCAGGGTTCTGTTATGGGTCAGTACTTCATCCCGGGCCCTTGGCCCAGTCTGAATTTTGATTGGGCCAACAATTGAAGAACCACTGACCCGTTTATTCAGAACCACCTCAGGTCAGTGAGTTCTATGGTTCCTGGTGGGAATATGGGTCTAAATACAGGTTTCCATGGCAACGCAATGCTGTAGGAGTgacagcagaggaggaagacCA contains:
- the LOC114137456 gene encoding protein phosphatase 1 regulatory subunit 3C-B-like, coding for MPVDMAIRICLASSPPLRSFLSNHDCQYAPAAAGPSCRPLRPCLSSGCCDSVPMETPTSAPRKSPRKSVAFADSQGLALTTVYVFTEDDPLAELQFHLTELEGALELEVKDSTESGSGLVLDFTPPATDYLDLRNRLKAQQVCLETCSVQDHLLSGTVQVRNIFFEKSVSVRITFDSWSSFQDVRCRYLNNVYGCPDIDTFTFAVPLPPDLVPSSRVEFCIWYQTKDQVHWDNNLGNNYRLAMADPTGRPDRASGRSPGRAVPRDCGRQKTDKMDFDPFGSPRTSSGIFPEWQSWGRVETGAPYW